The following proteins come from a genomic window of Miscanthus floridulus cultivar M001 chromosome 2, ASM1932011v1, whole genome shotgun sequence:
- the LOC136519471 gene encoding uncharacterized protein isoform X2 has protein sequence MTERRELLLLAFFGVLQLVRLPFADHTRACSVAVLHRHQLRRSGRQPPAAVVHRASPPVHNHHQGAPLRDRPGHRLRVRRHGHLAPPRRHQRRHRQPRVLARRRSSLGRRAPAGLVAGRLYRLRRQRGPLRGRLARLAARPGHAEPVRRAAAQLQRQGLHRERHGRARELRPALLGRVQAGARGGARPTAGVPEQDRLAVPYQSVPLLRVPQRPTARDAGLLPVPAQRRPAGRRVRAHVHQHVRRAGRRRARRAGRQGVQGRGDRGGRDRVAAQGRPRRGRRHGGERARLRVGPRVPPQLSGRHAARTRQVGGDVHLCHVRRGPQARQGVGALLRAVPDQPHRDISDGVAQERHGRTDTSHGADSGANDVRPSAKANARAAATGDSRAAGLDGGSWAFRPLHAGARDGYVERDHHHCLRSS, from the exons ATGACGGAGAGAAGAGAGCTTCTGCTGCTTGCGTTCTTCGGAGTCCTGCAGCTCGTTCGTCTACCTTTCGCAG ACCACACACGTGCTTGCAGCGTCGCAGTCCTTCATCGGCATCAACTACGGCGAAGTGGCCGACAACCTCCCGCCGCCGTCGTCCACCGCGCGTCTCCTCCAGTCCACAACCATCACCAAGGTGCGCCTCTACGGGACCGACCCGGCCATCGTCTCCGCGTTCGCCGGCACGGGCATCTCGCTCCTCCTCGGCGCCACCAACGGCGACATCGCCAACCTCGCGTCCTcgcccgccgccgcagcagcctgGGTCGCCGCGCACCTGCCGGCCTCGTCGCCGGCCGTCTCTACCGTCTCCGTCGGCAACGAGGTCCTCTTCGCGGACGCCTCGCTCGCCTCGCAGCTCGTCCCGGCCATGCAGAACCTGTACGACGCGCTGCCGCCCAACTCCAGCGTCAAGGTCTCCACCGTGAACGCCATGGACGTGCTCGCGAGCTCCGACCCGCCCTCCTCGGGCGCGTTCAAGCCGGAGCTCGCGGCGGCGCTCGACCCACTGCTGGCGTTCCTGAGCAAGACCGGCTCGCCGTTCCTTATCAATCCGTACCCCTACTTCGCGTACCTCAGCGACCCACGGCCCGAGACGCTGGCCTTCTGCCTGTTCCAGCCCAACGCCGGCCGGCCGGACGCCGGGTCCGGGCTCACGTACACCAACATGTTCGACGCGCAGGTCGACGCCGTGCGCGCCGCGCTGGACGCCAAGGGGTACAAGGACGTGGAGATCGTGGTGGCCGAGACCGGGTGGCCGCACAAGGGCGACCCCGACGAGGCCGGCGCCACGGTGGAGAACGCGCGCGCCTTCGTGTCGGGCCTCGTGTCCCACCTCAACTCTCTGGCCGGCACGCCGCGCGCACCCGGCAAGTCGGTGGAGACGTACATCTTTGCCATGTACGACGAGGACCTCAAGCCCGGCAAGGCGTCGGAGCGCTACTTCGGGCTGTTCCAGACCAGCCTCACCGAGACATATCCGACGGGGTTGCTCAGGAACGGCACGGCCGGACTGATACCAGCCACGGTGCCGACTCCGGCGCCAACGACGTCCGCCCCAGCGCTAAAGCCAACGCCAGGGCAGCAGCCACAG GTGACTCCAGGGCAGCAGGGCTCGACGGCGGCAGCTGGGCCTTCCGGCCTCTGCACGCCGGGGCCAGGGACGGCTACGTCGAGAGGGACCACCACCACTGCTTGCGCTCATCCTAA
- the LOC136519471 gene encoding glucan endo-1,3-beta-glucosidase 7-like isoform X1 — protein sequence MTERRELLLLAFFGVLQLVRLPFAASQSFIGINYGEVADNLPPPSSTARLLQSTTITKVRLYGTDPAIVSAFAGTGISLLLGATNGDIANLASSPAAAAAWVAAHLPASSPAVSTVSVGNEVLFADASLASQLVPAMQNLYDALPPNSSVKVSTVNAMDVLASSDPPSSGAFKPELAAALDPLLAFLSKTGSPFLINPYPYFAYLSDPRPETLAFCLFQPNAGRPDAGSGLTYTNMFDAQVDAVRAALDAKGYKDVEIVVAETGWPHKGDPDEAGATVENARAFVSGLVSHLNSLAGTPRAPGKSVETYIFAMYDEDLKPGKASERYFGLFQTSLTETYPTGLLRNGTAGLIPATVPTPAPTTSAPALKPTPGQQPQVTPGQQGSTAAAGPSGLCTPGPGTATSRGTTTTACAHPNAAESSRTSSTLPIIVVFWFIALQMFI from the exons ATGACGGAGAGAAGAGAGCTTCTGCTGCTTGCGTTCTTCGGAGTCCTGCAGCTCGTTCGTCTACCTTTCGCAG CGTCGCAGTCCTTCATCGGCATCAACTACGGCGAAGTGGCCGACAACCTCCCGCCGCCGTCGTCCACCGCGCGTCTCCTCCAGTCCACAACCATCACCAAGGTGCGCCTCTACGGGACCGACCCGGCCATCGTCTCCGCGTTCGCCGGCACGGGCATCTCGCTCCTCCTCGGCGCCACCAACGGCGACATCGCCAACCTCGCGTCCTcgcccgccgccgcagcagcctgGGTCGCCGCGCACCTGCCGGCCTCGTCGCCGGCCGTCTCTACCGTCTCCGTCGGCAACGAGGTCCTCTTCGCGGACGCCTCGCTCGCCTCGCAGCTCGTCCCGGCCATGCAGAACCTGTACGACGCGCTGCCGCCCAACTCCAGCGTCAAGGTCTCCACCGTGAACGCCATGGACGTGCTCGCGAGCTCCGACCCGCCCTCCTCGGGCGCGTTCAAGCCGGAGCTCGCGGCGGCGCTCGACCCACTGCTGGCGTTCCTGAGCAAGACCGGCTCGCCGTTCCTTATCAATCCGTACCCCTACTTCGCGTACCTCAGCGACCCACGGCCCGAGACGCTGGCCTTCTGCCTGTTCCAGCCCAACGCCGGCCGGCCGGACGCCGGGTCCGGGCTCACGTACACCAACATGTTCGACGCGCAGGTCGACGCCGTGCGCGCCGCGCTGGACGCCAAGGGGTACAAGGACGTGGAGATCGTGGTGGCCGAGACCGGGTGGCCGCACAAGGGCGACCCCGACGAGGCCGGCGCCACGGTGGAGAACGCGCGCGCCTTCGTGTCGGGCCTCGTGTCCCACCTCAACTCTCTGGCCGGCACGCCGCGCGCACCCGGCAAGTCGGTGGAGACGTACATCTTTGCCATGTACGACGAGGACCTCAAGCCCGGCAAGGCGTCGGAGCGCTACTTCGGGCTGTTCCAGACCAGCCTCACCGAGACATATCCGACGGGGTTGCTCAGGAACGGCACGGCCGGACTGATACCAGCCACGGTGCCGACTCCGGCGCCAACGACGTCCGCCCCAGCGCTAAAGCCAACGCCAGGGCAGCAGCCACAG GTGACTCCAGGGCAGCAGGGCTCGACGGCGGCAGCTGGGCCTTCCGGCCTCTGCACGCCGGGGCCAGGGACGGCTACGTCGAGAGGGACCACCACCACTGCTTGCGCTCATCCTAATGCTGCTGAATCGTCTCGCACTTCCTCAACGCTCCCTATTATTGTTGTTTTTTGGTTCATAGCTTTGCAGATGTTTATATGA
- the LOC136519461 gene encoding cyclase-associated protein 1 translates to MEAALVERLEAAVARLEAAVASGASLASAALRDLDAPDAPSDPVIVAYDEFVAEAVGRLTAAAEKIGGKVLDATKVLAEAFAVAKDLLVQAKQLQKPASMADAQGFFKPLSDVIAKATAMTEGRRPDYFNHLKSVADSLPALAWVAFLGKDCGMSFPTAHVEESWQMAEFYNNKVLVEYRNKDPDHVEWAKALKDLYMPGLRDYVKKHYPLGPVWGPAGGAVVSQPKAAAPTPKAPAVKAPPPPAPPAAPLFSTEKSPKSSKPKEGMSAVFQEISSKPVTAGLRKVTDDMKTKNRADRSGVVSSTATTTAAAPEKTSRAGSFSFKSGPPKLELQMGRKWVVENQVGKKTLAIDDCDSRQSVYVYGCKDSVLQVNGKVNNITVDKCTKFGIVFKDVVAAFEVVNCNGVEVQCQGTAPTISIDNTSGCQLYLSKDSLGASITSAKSSEINVMVPSGGTDGDWVEHALPQQYIHSFKDGQFTTTPVSHSGA, encoded by the exons ATGGAGGCGGCGCTAGTGGAACGGCtggaggcggcggtggcgcggctgGAGGCCGCCGTGGCCTCCGGCGCCTCGCTCGCGTCGGCGGCGCTGCGGGACCTCGACGCTCCGGATGCCCCGTCGGATCCGGTCATCGTGGCCTACGACGAGTTCGTCGCGGAGGCCGTCGGGCGGCTCACGGCCGCGGCGGAGAAGATCGGCGGGAAGGTGCTTGATGCCACCAAGGTGCTCGCCGAGGCATTTGCTGTCGCCAAGGACCTGCTCGTACAGGCCAAGCAGCTCCAG AAACCAGCATCAATGGCTGATGCACAGGGCTTCTTTAAGCCCCTCAGTGATGTTATTGCAAAAGCAACTGCAATGACCGAAGGAAGGAGACCAGACTATTTCAACCATTTAAAGAGTGTTGCTGACAGTCTCCCAGCTTTGGCTTGGGTGGCATTCTTAGGAAAGGACTGTG GCATGAGTTTCCCAACAGCACATGTAGAGGAAAGCTGGCAGATGGCTGAGTTCTATAATAACAAG GTTCTTGTGGAGTACAGAAACAAAGACCCAGATCATGTTGAGTGGGCTAAAGCATTGAAGGATCTATACATGCCTGGTTTGCGGGATTATGTTAAAAAGCATTACCCTCTTGGTCCTGTCTGGGGTCCTGCTGGAGGTGCTGTTGTTTCCCAACCAAAGGCTGCTGCTCCAACACCTAAAGCTCCAGCGGTTAAGGCCCCCCCTCCACCAGCTCCTCCTGCCGCGCCTCTTTTTAGCACAGAGAAGTCTCCAAAATCTTCAAAGCCTAAAGAAGGGATGTCTGCTGTCTTCCAAGAGATTAGTTCAAAACCTGTGACTGCAG GGTTGCGAAAGGTTACTGATGATATGAAGACTAAAAACCGTGCTGATAGAAGTGGTGTTGTCAGCAgcactgctactactactgctgccgCTCCTGAAAAGACTTCTCGTGCGGGGTCCTTCTCTTTCAAATCTGGACCCCCCAAACTGGAACTTCAGATGGGACGCAA ATGGGTAGTTGAGAATCAGGTTGGCAAGAAGACCCTTGCGATCGATGATTGTGATTCCAGACAATCTGTCTATGTGTATGGATGCAAGGATTCTGTCCTTCAAGTAAACG GCAAGGTTAACAATATCACTGTTGACAAATGCACTAAATTTGGAATCGTTTTCAAG GATGTTGTAGCAGCTTTTGAGGTTGTCAACTGCAATGGCGTTGAGGTCCAATGTCAG GGTACGGCACCGACAATATCAATTGACAACACATCTGGATGTCAATTATACTTAAGCAAAGATTCGCTGGGTGCTTCAATTACTTCTGCTAAATCTAGTGAAATCAATGTGATGGTTCCAAGTGGTGGCACTGACGGTGATTGG GTGGAGCATGCATTGCCTCAGCAGTACATCCATAGTTTCAAGGATGGGCAATTCACCACTACACCAGTTTCACACTCGGGAGCGTAA